A genomic stretch from Lathyrus oleraceus cultivar Zhongwan6 chromosome 2, CAAS_Psat_ZW6_1.0, whole genome shotgun sequence includes:
- the LOC127118581 gene encoding laccase-4, whose amino-acid sequence MAMMSFTFIFLLAAYCMLPLSIEAMVRHYKFNVVMKNATRMCSTKPIVTVNGKFPGPTIYAREDDTVLVKVVNHVKYNVSIHWHGIRQLRTGWADGPAYITQCPIQPGQVYMYNFTLTGQRGTLWWHAHILWLRATVHGAIVILPKLGVPYPFPRPHMEQVIILSEWWKSDTEAIINEALKSGLAPNVSDAHTINGHPGPVQHCSSQEGFKLEVEPGRTYLLRIVNAALNEDLFFKIAGHKLTVIEVDAAYTKPFKTDTIVITPGQTTNVLLKTNHVSGKYMLAASTFMDAPIAVDNITATATLNYPNTLSSTITKLTSLPPRNSTTIAENFLDSLKSLNSPKYPARVPIKIDHSLFFTASLGVNPCATCVNGSRVVAAINNVTFVMPKISLLQAHFFNMSGVFSDDFPGKPEIVYDFTGKKQPTNLSTNRGTRVYRLAYNSTVELVLQDTGMITPENHPIHLHGFNFFVVGRGQGNFKAKKDAKKFNLVDPVERNTVGVPSGGWTAIRFRADNPGVWFMHCHLEIHTTWGLKMAFVVDNGKGPNESLLPPPSDFPKC is encoded by the exons ATGGCGATGATGTCTTTTACATTCATATTCCTACTAGCTGCATATTGCATGCTTCCTCTATCAATTGAAGCAATGGTTCGCCACTACAAATTCAAC GTGGTGATGAAAAATGCCACAAGAATGTGTTCAACCAAGCCCATTGTAACCGTAAATGGGAAATTTCCCGGCCCCACAATCTACGCTAGAGAAGATGACACTGTTCTTGTAAAAGTAGTTAACCATGTCAAATACAATGTTAGCATCCATTG GCATGGAATCAGACAGTTGAGAACAGGCTGGGCTGATGGGCCGGCATACATAACCCAATGCCCGATTCAACCGGGCCAAGTGTATATGTACAATTTTACCCTCACAGGACAAAGAGGAACACTTTGGTGGCATGCACATATTCTCTGGCTTAGAGCCACTGTACATGGTGCTATTGTCATTTTACCTAAGCTTGGAGTACCTTACCCTTTTCCTAGACCTCACATGGAACAAGTTATAATATTGA GTGAATGGTGGAAATCAGATACTGAGGCAATAATAAATGAAGCTTTGAAATCTGGATTGGCACCTAATGTCTCTGATGCACACACAATCAATGGTCACCCTGGACCTGTTCAACATTGTTCTTCACAAG AAGGATTCAAACTAGAAGTTGAACCAGGGAGAACCTATTTACTAAGAATAGTTAATGCAGCACTGAATGAAGACCTATTCTTCAAAATTGCTGGACACAAACTAACCGTTATTGAAGTTGATGCTGCTTACACAAAACCATTCAAAACAGACACAATAGTAATAACACCAGGACAAACAACAAATGTACTTCTCAAAACCAACCATGTTTCAGGCAAATACATGTTAGCAGCTTCAACTTTCATGGATGCACCAATTGCTGTCGACAACATAACCGCCACAGCCACATTAAATTACCCAAATACCCTAAGTTCAACTATCACAAAACTCACTTCACTCCCTCCAAGAAACTCAACAACGATAGCTGAAAACTTCCTTGACTCACTAAAAAGCTTAAATTCCCCAAAATACCCTGCTAGAGTCCCTATAAAAATTGATCATTCATTGTTTTTCACTGCTAGTCTTGGTGTTAACCCTTGTGCTACATGTGTCAATGGTAGTAGAGTTGTTGCAGCTATAAACAATGTTACATTTGTTATGCCGAAAATTTCTCTTCTTCAAGCTCATTTTTTCAACATGAGTGGTGTTTTTAGTGATGATTTTCCGGGGAAACCGGAAATAGTGTATGATTTTACCGGGAAAAAACAGCCAACGAACCTTAGTACTAATAGAGGGACTCGGGTTTATAGACTTGCTTATAACTCGACGGTTGAGTTGGTTTTGCAAGATACTGGAATGATAACTCCTGAGAATCATCCTATTCATCTGCATGGATTCAATTTCTTTGTTGTTGGTAGAGGACAAGGGAATTTTAAGGCTAAAAAGGATGCTAAAAAGTTTAATTTGGTTGATCCTGTTGAGAGAAATACAGTTGGTGTTCCATCTGGTGGGTGGACTGCTATCAGATTCAGGGCTGATAATCCAG GGGTGTGGTTTATGCATTGCCATTTAGAAATTCACACAACATGGGGATTGAAGATGGCATTTGTTGTTGACAATGGTAAAGGACCAAATGAATCTTTACTACCACCTCCAAGTGACTTTCCCAAGTGTTGA